From Thermoplasma sp. Kam2015, one genomic window encodes:
- the eif2g gene encoding translation initiation factor IF-2 subunit gamma — MISKLKMPQPSVNIGMVGHVDHGKSTLTLALTGTKTDTHSEEIKRGISIKLGYADTPIYRCYDASGNVHYSREKGENCELERVISIVDAPGHETLMATMLSGSALMNGALLVIAANEHCPQPQTREHLTALEIMGIKSIIIVQNKIDLVTRERAVESYKEIKNFVKGSIAENAPIIPVSAYHSTNIDALFEAIEKYIPSPEFNENDDPIMYIARSFDINRPGTPVSDLKGGVIGGSLTQGEFAVGDEIEIAPGIQTTKGNKTVWNNVTTEIVSLMAGKYSYDRIRPGGLAAVGTKLDPFLTKGDAFTGRIAGHVGKVPPVAFSMRLEAHLLKRVVGSDQELNVEPIKPKETLMFTVATANTVGIVNAMKGSEIEVSLKYPVAAFNGMRVAIGRRVMNRWRLIGYGIIQSLE; from the coding sequence ATGATCAGCAAGCTTAAGATGCCTCAGCCCTCTGTGAATATAGGGATGGTCGGTCATGTTGACCACGGAAAGAGTACATTGACGCTGGCTCTGACGGGAACAAAGACCGATACACACTCCGAGGAGATAAAGAGAGGCATCTCGATAAAGCTTGGATATGCAGATACGCCGATCTACAGATGCTATGACGCATCTGGAAACGTACACTACTCAAGAGAGAAGGGTGAAAACTGCGAGCTGGAGCGCGTCATATCTATAGTGGATGCGCCTGGGCATGAAACGCTCATGGCCACCATGCTCTCCGGATCTGCCCTCATGAATGGCGCCTTGCTGGTGATAGCGGCAAACGAACATTGCCCGCAGCCTCAGACAAGGGAACACCTGACGGCTCTGGAGATAATGGGAATAAAGAGTATTATAATAGTGCAGAACAAGATAGATCTTGTTACCAGAGAGAGGGCCGTCGAAAGCTATAAGGAAATCAAGAACTTTGTCAAGGGGAGCATAGCAGAAAATGCTCCGATAATCCCTGTGAGCGCCTATCACAGCACGAATATAGATGCGCTCTTTGAGGCTATAGAGAAATATATACCATCACCAGAATTCAATGAGAATGATGACCCGATAATGTACATAGCCAGATCCTTCGATATAAACAGACCCGGTACTCCCGTTAGCGATCTGAAGGGGGGTGTCATAGGAGGATCGCTCACACAGGGTGAATTCGCCGTTGGAGACGAGATAGAGATAGCACCTGGCATCCAGACAACCAAGGGAAACAAAACGGTATGGAACAACGTGACAACAGAGATCGTAAGCCTGATGGCCGGGAAATACTCCTACGATAGGATAAGGCCCGGTGGACTGGCCGCCGTAGGCACGAAGCTCGATCCATTCCTGACGAAGGGCGATGCCTTTACGGGCAGAATTGCCGGCCATGTTGGTAAGGTACCTCCTGTTGCATTTTCAATGAGGCTTGAGGCCCACCTGCTGAAGAGGGTTGTCGGATCGGATCAGGAGCTTAACGTTGAGCCCATAAAGCCCAAGGAAACGCTCATGTTCACAGTGGCGACAGCTAACACTGTGGGCATCGTGAATGCAATGAAGGGCAGTGAGATCGAAGTCTCGCTAAAGTATCCGGTCGCAGCGTTCAACGGCATGCGCGTTGCAATAGGCAGGCGCGTGATGAACAGATGGCGCCTGATCGGTTATGGCATAATTCAATCTCTTGAATGA